The DNA window TGATTCCGGCCGGGACCATCACGTGGGCTGATTCCAGGGGGAGGTTGACCGTGGCCTGGACGCCGTCGAGCTTGCCGAGCTTCTTTTCCACCCGGTTCACGCAGGACGCGCAGGTCATGCCCTCGATGTCGAGTTCGACCGCCCGCCCGGCGGCGCGCCCTGGAAGATGCTCGGTGCTCATCGTTGTTCCTGCCCTGTCATGCCGGCTCACGCTTCGTTGGCCACCACAAGGTAGCCTGCTTCGGCCACTGCCTCGCCGATCTCGGACGGCGAGAGCTCCTGGGTGGACGTGATGGTGACCGTGGAGACCCCGCCGGCATTGAGATCGACCGCGATCTCCTCTACGCCGGCCAGCGATTCGAGCTCTTCACTGACGGCCGACACGCAGTGCCCGCAGGTCATTCCGGAGACGTGGACGGTGGTGGAAATGGTGCTCATGGCTGGCTCCTGGTTCAGCGCTGACGGGGTGGGTCAGCGGAGTGGGTGGTGGGTTTGCCGTTAGCGCAGCAGCCGCCCGATTGCGTCTGCTGCCTCCTTCACTTTGATGTCGATCGCCTCGGCGCGCAGGGCGGGGTCCGGTTCGGAGGCCGCCCCGACGACGCAATGGCCGATGTGTTCCTCCACGAGGCCCAGGCTCACGGCGTGTAATGCCTTGGTGACGGCTGAGACCTGCGTCAGGATGTCGATGCAGTACTTGTCTTCCTCCACCATCCGGGCGATACCCCGGACCTGGCCCTCGATCCGCCGGAGCCTTCGCAGGTAGGCGTCTTTGTCCGCGGT is part of the Arthrobacter sp. KBS0703 genome and encodes:
- a CDS encoding heavy-metal-associated domain-containing protein, which produces MSTISTTVHVSGMTCGHCVSAVSEELESLAGVEEIAVDLNAGGVSTVTITSTQELSPSEIGEAVAEAGYLVVANEA
- a CDS encoding metal-sensitive transcriptional regulator — encoded protein: MSIPEDQAPGAAIGESPPQHGYTADKDAYLRRLRRIEGQVRGIARMVEEDKYCIDILTQVSAVTKALHAVSLGLVEEHIGHCVVGAASEPDPALRAEAIDIKVKEAADAIGRLLR